Part of the Nitrospinaceae bacterium genome, TCTCCGAGGTGGCCACCGAAAACAATTCCACCATCGTCTTCCCGCTGCCGATGGACCTGATCACCCCGTTTTTGATGGGGGACACCATGCCCAAGAGTGGCGGCGGCGACCCACCCAAATCCGTGGATGCTTGATGGTAGGGTGAATGATTAGATCCTGATTGCCTATGAGATTGCAGGGCTTATTGCGGCCCACAAGAAGTTCTGGTGCCATATTCGGATTTATTCAACCGAGGACGGAAAATGGCAGAAGCGTTTCCCATTGAGCCATCGTCCAAGGTGGGAGAATTGCTCGAGCACTATCCGGAGCTTGAGGATGTTCTTATCGGAATGGCCCCGCCATTTAAAAAACTGAAAAACCCCCTTCTCAGAAAAAGCGTCGGGAAGGTGGCCACGCTGCGGCAGGCCGCTGCAGTAGGGCGCATTTCCGTTGAAATAATCGTTAATCGACTCCGGGCCGAGGTGGGCCAGGAGCCCACGATCCTCGATGAGGCCGAAGAGGGGAAGGGTTATTTTACGTCCCGACCGGAGTGGTTCGATATCACGAAAGTTGGCGCGTCAATCGATGAATCCCATTCCCCCGACTCGGACGAGATGACCCTGAACAGCGTAACCCGAGCGGCATCACATCTTGGGCAAGGGGAAATACTTGAGCTTATCACCACGTTTCTTCCTGCACCCGGAATCGACATCATGCGGGAAAAAGGATTTCTCGTTTGGCCCGTGCAGGAGGAGCCAAAGCTTGTCAAAACATATTTCTACAGGCCCTAAACGCCCCAAGGACGGGATGTGATCAAAGTCTGTTCTGCGCGCTCATTCATTATGGGTGCTTTTTTTGCGGTA contains:
- a CDS encoding DUF1858 domain-containing protein; the encoded protein is MAEAFPIEPSSKVGELLEHYPELEDVLIGMAPPFKKLKNPLLRKSVGKVATLRQAAAVGRISVEIIVNRLRAEVGQEPTILDEAEEGKGYFTSRPEWFDITKVGASIDESHSPDSDEMTLNSVTRAASHLGQGEILELITTFLPAPGIDIMREKGFLVWPVQEEPKLVKTYFYRP